GTGGCCCACCCTGACCGCCGTATGGATCGCCGGCCAAGGTTCACCAACGCTGGCCAACGTGCTGATCTTCGGCCTCGGCGTGGTACTGATGCGTGCCGCTGGTTGCTGCATCAACGACTTTGCCGACCGCAAGGTCGATGGCCACGTCAAGCGCACGGCCGACCGCCCGTTGGCCAGCGGCCGGGTCCTGCCCCGCGAAGCACTGGCGCTGTGTGCCGTTCTGGTCGCGGTGAGTTTCCTGCTGGTGCTGTGCACCAACAGCCAGACCGTATGGCTGTCCTTCGGCGCAGTGGCCCTGGCGTTCTGCTACCCGTTCATGAAGCGCTATACCTACTACCCGCAAGTGGTACTGGGCGCAGCGTATTCCTGGGGCATTCCCATGGCGTTCACGGCCGCCGGCGGCGAGCTGCCGGCCAGCGCCTGGCTGCTGTACATCGCCAACCTGCTGTGGACGGTGGGCTATGACACCTACTACGCCATGGTCGATCGCGACGACGACCTGAAGATTGGTGTGAAGTCCACGGCGATCCTGTTCGGCGAATCTGACCGGGTGATTATCCTGACCCTGCAACTGCTGTCGCTGGGCTGCCTGCTACTGGCCGGCAGCCGCTTCGAGTTGGGGGGCTGGTTCCACCTGGGGCTGCTGGGGGCGGTGCTGTGCTTTGCCTGGGAATTCTGGTCGACGCGCAAGCTCGACCGGGAGTCGTGCTTCAAGGCATTTCTGCACAATCACTGGGCGGGGTTGCTGATCTTCGTTGGCGTGGTGCTGGACTACACCCTGCGCTGAATCCATCGCCGGCAAGCCGGCTCCCACATGTCCACCACAGCCTCAAGATCGGCGCTGTACCTGTGGGAGCCGGCTTGCCGGCGATTGGGCCGCAACGCGGCCCCTGCATTCTCAAGGCTTGGCGACGTGCCAGACGTCCTTCATGCCGTCACCGGTCATGTCACCGGCCTTCTTGTCCTTGACGAAGGTATACAGCGGCTTGCCGTCATAGGCCCACTGCATCTTGCCGTCATCGCGTTTGATCTTCGTCCACTTGCCTTCGGCCTTTTCACTTGTCTCGGCCATCAATGGCGGCCAGTTCATCGCACAATCACCATTGCACACCGACTTGCCGCCCGCATCCTTGTCAAAGGTATACAACGTCATGCCCTTCTGATCGACGAGCATGCCATCCTTCTCCATCGCATGGTGGGCAGACGCCACCCCCGGGAGCGCCAGTGCAGCGAAAAGGGCCATCCAGCTCAGCGTATGTCGTGTCATTGGAATCACCATTCATTCGGGGGTGGAATAGGTTACGTAGGCCGCCGCAGCGGCCCTTTCTAGCCTAGCCCAGCCATGCAATGTCGCCACAACGGCCAACGCCCTGTCACACAGCTGCAATAATTCCGTTATCTAATGCGGGCCAGACACGATTATCCGGGAGAGGTTTTGAGCATGGTTGGCAGGAACATTCTGATCGTCGACGACGAAGCGCCTATTCGCGAGATGATCGCCGTTGCATTGGAAATGGCCGGCTATGACTGCCTGGAAGCCGAGAACTCCCAACAGGCCCACGCGATCATCGTTGACCGCAAGCCGGACCTGATCCTGCTCGACTGGATGCTGCCAGGCACCTCCGGCATCGAGCTGGCTCGCCGCCTCAAGCGTGACGAGCTGACCGGTGATATTCCGATCATCATGCTCACCGCCAAGGGCGAAGAAGACAACAAGATCCAGGGCCTGGAAGTAGGCGCCGACGACTACATCACCAAGCCGTTTTCCCCTCGCGAGCTGGTAGCGCGCCTGAAGGCCGTGCTGCGTCGCACCGGCCCGAGCGACAGCGAAGCGCCGATCGAAGTCGGCGGCCTGCTGCTCGACCCGATCAGCCACCGCGTGACCATCGACGGCAAACCCGCCGAAATGGGCCCCACCGAATATCGCCTGTTGCAGTTCTTCATGACCCACCAGGAACGCGCCTACACCCGTGGGCAATTGCTCGACCAGGTCTGGGGCGGCAACGTGTATGTCGAAGAGCGCACCGTCGACGTACACATCCGGCGTTTGCGCAAGGCGCTGGGTGAAGCCTACGAAAATCTGGTACAAACCGTGCGCGGCACTGGCTACCGCTTCTCGACCAAAAGCTGATCGAGCCCCAAGCGCCAAGCTGCACGTCGTTGTACAAGGACCGTCAATTGAACCAGAACTGGCACGCGACCCTGATTCGCCACCTGCTGCTGCTCATCACCGTCTGCCTGATCGGCGGCCTGGTCAGTGGCTATTACGGCTGGAGCCTGGCCATCGGCCTGGCGCTCTACTTGGGCTGGACCCTCAAGCAGCTGCTGCGCCTGCATGACTGGCTGCGCAACCACCAGCCCGACGAAGCACCGCCCGATGGCTACGGCCTGTGGGGCGAAGTGTTCGACAGCATCTACCACCTGCAACGCCGCGACCAGCGTGTGCGTGGGCGCCTGCAGGCGGTGATCGATCGCGTGCAGGAGTCCACCGCCGCCCTGCGCGACGCGGTGATCATGCTCGACAGCGACGGCAACCTGGAATGGTGGAACCGCGCCGCGGAAACCCTGCTCGGCTTCAAGACCCCGCAAGACGGCGGCCAGCCGGTAACCAACCTGGTGCGCCACCCGCGCTTCAAGGAATACTTCGAGTCGGAAAACTACGCGGAACCGTTGGAAATTCCCTCGCCGATCAACGACCGCATGCGTGTCCAACTGCACCTGACCCGCTACGGCAACAACGAACACCTGATGCTGGTGCGTGACGTCACACGCATTCACCAACTCGAACAGATGCGCAAGGACTTCGTGGCCAACGTTTCCCACGAGCTGCGCACACCGCTGACCGTCATCACCGGCTACCTGGAAACCCTGCTGGACAACGTCGAAGACGTGAACCCGCGCTGGGGCCGGGCCTTGCAGCAGATGAACCAGCAAGGCTCGCGTATGCAGACCTTGCTCAACGACCTGCTGTTGCTGGCCAAGCTGGAAGCCACCGACTACCCCTCCGACAACCAGCCAGTCGCTGTCGATGGCCTGCTGCAATCGATCTACAGCGATGCCCAAGCGCTGTCCGGGCCACGCAACCAGCGCATCACCCTGGAAGCTACGCCGGGTATCAAGCTCAAGGGCAGTGAGTCGGAACTGCGCAGTGCCTTCTCCAACCTGGTATTCAACGCGGTCAAGTACACCCAGGACGAAGGCAGCATCCGCATCCGCTGGTGGGCCGACGCCCAGGGTGCACACCTGTCGGTGCAGGACTCGGGGGTCGGCATCGATGCCAAACACCTGCCGCGCCTGACCGAACGCTTCTACCGGGTCGATTCCAGCCGCGCGTCCAACACCGGCGGCACGGGCCTGGGCCTGGCGATCGTCAAGCATGTGCTGATGCGCCACCGGGGCAAGCTGGAAATCAGCAGTGTGCCGGGGCACGGCAGTACCTTCACCTGCCACTTTGCGCCCACACAACTGGCCAGCGGCAAGGGTTGAGCAAAGGGTTACTTTGCTTTTGCGGCCTCAGCCGCTACATTGGATCCCCTGTGCCAGCCAACGCTGGCACTTTATTTTCAACCTTTCTCGAAGACGGACCCCGTAAAAACTCCATCATGGACCCTTCCCCTGGTATCAGCCTCACCTCGTTATTCGCCGATTTCGGCATGATTCTCTTTGCCTTATTCCTGGTGCTGCTCAACGGCTTCTTCGTTGCTGCCGAGTTCGCCATGGTCAAGCTGCGCTCCACTCGCGTCGAGTCCATCGCCGAGCTGCACGGCTGGCGTGGCAGCATCCTGCGCAAGGTTCACAATCAGCTCGACGCCTACCTGTCGGCCTGCCAGCTGGGCATCACCCTCGCCTCGCTGGGCCTGGGCTGGGTCGGTGAGCCGGCCTTCGCCCACCTGCTCGAACCGCTGCTGGCCTACCTGGGCGTGGACACGCCCGAGCTGATCAAGGCCGTGTCGTTCTTCGTCGCCTTCTTCGTCATCTCGTACCTGCACATCGTGGTCGGCGAACTCGCACCCAAGTCCTGGGCGATCCGCAAGCCCGAGCTGCTGTCGCTGTGGACGGCCGTGCCGCTGTACCTGTTCTATTGGGCAATGTACCCGGCCATCTACCTGCTCAACGCCAGCGCCAACACCATCCTGCGTATCGCAGGGCAAGGAGAGCCTGGCCCTCATCATGAACACCACTACAGCCGCGAAGAGCTCAAGCTGATCCTGCACTCCAGCCGTGGCCAGGACCCGAGCGACCAGGGTATGCGCGTGCTGGCCTCGGCCGTGGAGATGGGCGAGCTGGAAGTGGTCGACTGGGCCAACTCGCGGGAAGACATGGTCAGCATCGACGCCCACGCACCACTCAAGGAAATCCTTGCCCTGGTGCGTCGTCACAAGTTCAGCCGCTATCCGCTGTACGACGCCGATCGCGAAGAATTCACCGGCCTGCTGCACATCAAGGACTTGCTGCTGGAGCTGGCCGAGCTTGAACACCTGCCGGAAACCGTCGACCTCGAAGACCTCGCCCGGCCGCTGGAGCGCGTTTCCCGGCACATGCCGCTGGCGCAGCTGCTGGAGCAGTTCCGCAAGGGCGGAGCGCACTTCGTGCTGGTGGAGGAAGCCGACGGCAAGGTGATCGGTTACCTGACCATGGAAGACGTGCTGGAAGTGCTGGTGGGCGATATCCAGGACGAGCACCGCAAGACCGAACGCGGCATCCTGGCCTACCAGCCCGGCAAGCTGCTGGTGCGCGGCGACACACCGCTGTTCAAGGTGGAACGCCTGCTCGGCATCGACCTGGACCACATCGAGGCGGAAACCCTCGCCGGGTTGATCTACGAGACGCTCAAACGCGTGCCTGAAGAAGAGGAAGTACTGGAGGTAGAAGGCCTGCGCATCATCATCAAGAAGATGAAAGGGCCGAAGATCGTGCTGGCCAAGGTGCTCAAGCTCGATTGACCTGCGTTAAGGGTTGCCGGCAGTGAAGTCCGGCAACCCGCCGATCGGCCGGTCGAACTGGAAAGGAATCGACTCCAGCGCCAGCCCGACGTTGCGCTGCACCACGAAGTGCAGGTGCGGGCCGGTGCTATTGCCGGTATTGCCCGACTTGGCCAGCGCCTGCCCCAGCGCCACCTGCTGCCCCTCCGCCACCACCACAGAGCCGCGCATCAGGTGCAGGTACACGCCCATGGTGCCGTCCGGGTGCAGGATGCGCACGAAGTTGCCCGAGGGGTTGGTCCCTCGCCCGCTCTGGTTGTTCTCGACCTTCACCACCACACCACCACGCGCCGCGATGATCGGTGTGCCCTCGGGCATGGCGATGTCCATGGCATAGCGTCCCTTGGGGCCGAAATGGCTGAAGCGGCCGTTAGGGCCCTGGGTCAGGCGAAATGGCCCGCCTTTCCACGGAAAGGGATAGCGATAGCCTTGGGAGCGCTGGCCGGGGTCACCCATGGCGTACTGAAAATTGCTGGCATATTGCAGCTTGCCGCCGGGCGCCGCCAGCACCGAGCTCAATACCCTGGTTGAACGCGGCCCGACCACCGCCCGTATGAGCCGCGGCTTGTTGCCACCAAAGGCATTGGCCAACTGGTCGATGCGCAGTTCGACCTGCATCGGCACATACAGCTCGTTACGTACCAAGAAACGCACGCCACCGGGGAAAGTCTCGGCCTGCAGGCGTACCTGGCCATCGATGCGTTCGAGCATCGGTTCACGCAGCTCGAAGGATTTCGCCCCTGGGCTGGGGCTATCGGAATAAGTGGCCACGCCGAAGTTGTCGGTGGTCTTGTAGATGGTCATGCCCATGCTCGACACCGAGGCCGAAAGCAAGGCACAGAACAGCAGCAGGCGGGCGGCGGCGGGCATGATAGTGGCTTTTTGACAGGAGTGTTCTGTCGAAGCCTAGCAGCGGGGTGCCGGGAGCGTTATGACAGCTGGTCGGATGATTGTATGCAGGGCCAATCGCCGGCGAGCCGGCTCCCACAGGGGTCAGTGCAGCACCTGTGTGAACCGGTTTGCCGGCGATGAGGCCAGCTCAGGCGCCCGGGGTGAAATGCTTCTGGGCCGTACCGCGGGCAATCAGCCGCGACAGGTAGTCGAGTTTCTGCGCATCCTGGTCGACGAACTTGAAGGTCAGTTGCAACCAGTCGCTTTCCGGTTTCGGCTCCAATGCCGCCACGGCATGCAGGTAGCCGTTCAAGCGCGCCACTTCAGCGTTCTCGCCTTGCTCCAGGTCCAGCACTGCCCCTTCGAGCACCTGCGGCAGTGCCGCGCTGCGACGCACCACCAACAGTGCTTCCTTGAGGCTCAGGGCCTTGATCACGCAGGGCTGGATACCGCTGGACAGGCGCAACTGGCCTTGGCCGCGCCCGGACTGTGCGGCAGAGGCGGCGGCGGATTGCGGTACTGGCGCGCTGATCAACGGCTTGGCGGGGGCTGCCACCTTGGCCGCTTCTACCTTGCCCCCAGTCAGGGCGCTGAGCGAGTCGTTGGCGAACGCCGAGTTCATCCGCGCGGGTGCGCTGGCTACCAGGCTCTCCAGCTTGCCGATCTTGGTCAGGGCCTTCTTCACCTTGGTCAAGAGCTGTTCGTTGGTGAACGGTTTGCCGACGAAGTCGGAAACCCCGGCCTGGATGGCCTGGATCACGTTCTCCTTGTCACCGCGGCTGGTGACCATGATGAACTGCAGCGCTTTCATCTCTGGCTGCTGGCGGCACCAGGTTAGCAGCTCCAGGCCGGACATTTCCGGCATTTCCCAGTCGCACAAGACTAGATCGAATGTTTCCTTGGCCAGCATGGCCATGGCCTTGCGGCCGTTCACCGCATCTTCGATGACCATGCCCGGAAAGGCATTGCGCAGGCACTTCCTGACCAGGTCACGGATGAATGGAGCATCATCCACGACCAGCACATTCACTTTACTCATCGATACTCCTCTTGAATCCCGACTAGCCTACCGCTGCGTGGTGGC
The Pseudomonas sp. KU43P genome window above contains:
- the phoR gene encoding phosphate regulon sensor histidine kinase PhoR, coding for MNQNWHATLIRHLLLLITVCLIGGLVSGYYGWSLAIGLALYLGWTLKQLLRLHDWLRNHQPDEAPPDGYGLWGEVFDSIYHLQRRDQRVRGRLQAVIDRVQESTAALRDAVIMLDSDGNLEWWNRAAETLLGFKTPQDGGQPVTNLVRHPRFKEYFESENYAEPLEIPSPINDRMRVQLHLTRYGNNEHLMLVRDVTRIHQLEQMRKDFVANVSHELRTPLTVITGYLETLLDNVEDVNPRWGRALQQMNQQGSRMQTLLNDLLLLAKLEATDYPSDNQPVAVDGLLQSIYSDAQALSGPRNQRITLEATPGIKLKGSESELRSAFSNLVFNAVKYTQDEGSIRIRWWADAQGAHLSVQDSGVGIDAKHLPRLTERFYRVDSSRASNTGGTGLGLAIVKHVLMRHRGKLEISSVPGHGSTFTCHFAPTQLASGKG
- the ubiA gene encoding 4-hydroxybenzoate octaprenyltransferase, which encodes MYLQLLKSLNRVHPRAWDFVQLSRMDRPIGIYLLLWPTLTAVWIAGQGSPTLANVLIFGLGVVLMRAAGCCINDFADRKVDGHVKRTADRPLASGRVLPREALALCAVLVAVSFLLVLCTNSQTVWLSFGAVALAFCYPFMKRYTYYPQVVLGAAYSWGIPMAFTAAGGELPASAWLLYIANLLWTVGYDTYYAMVDRDDDLKIGVKSTAILFGESDRVIILTLQLLSLGCLLLAGSRFELGGWFHLGLLGAVLCFAWEFWSTRKLDRESCFKAFLHNHWAGLLIFVGVVLDYTLR
- the phoB gene encoding phosphate regulon transcriptional regulator PhoB, with the protein product MVGRNILIVDDEAPIREMIAVALEMAGYDCLEAENSQQAHAIIVDRKPDLILLDWMLPGTSGIELARRLKRDELTGDIPIIMLTAKGEEDNKIQGLEVGADDYITKPFSPRELVARLKAVLRRTGPSDSEAPIEVGGLLLDPISHRVTIDGKPAEMGPTEYRLLQFFMTHQERAYTRGQLLDQVWGGNVYVEERTVDVHIRRLRKALGEAYENLVQTVRGTGYRFSTKS
- a CDS encoding response regulator, encoding MSKVNVLVVDDAPFIRDLVRKCLRNAFPGMVIEDAVNGRKAMAMLAKETFDLVLCDWEMPEMSGLELLTWCRQQPEMKALQFIMVTSRGDKENVIQAIQAGVSDFVGKPFTNEQLLTKVKKALTKIGKLESLVASAPARMNSAFANDSLSALTGGKVEAAKVAAPAKPLISAPVPQSAAASAAQSGRGQGQLRLSSGIQPCVIKALSLKEALLVVRRSAALPQVLEGAVLDLEQGENAEVARLNGYLHAVAALEPKPESDWLQLTFKFVDQDAQKLDYLSRLIARGTAQKHFTPGA
- a CDS encoding hemolysin family protein, giving the protein MDPSPGISLTSLFADFGMILFALFLVLLNGFFVAAEFAMVKLRSTRVESIAELHGWRGSILRKVHNQLDAYLSACQLGITLASLGLGWVGEPAFAHLLEPLLAYLGVDTPELIKAVSFFVAFFVISYLHIVVGELAPKSWAIRKPELLSLWTAVPLYLFYWAMYPAIYLLNASANTILRIAGQGEPGPHHEHHYSREELKLILHSSRGQDPSDQGMRVLASAVEMGELEVVDWANSREDMVSIDAHAPLKEILALVRRHKFSRYPLYDADREEFTGLLHIKDLLLELAELEHLPETVDLEDLARPLERVSRHMPLAQLLEQFRKGGAHFVLVEEADGKVIGYLTMEDVLEVLVGDIQDEHRKTERGILAYQPGKLLVRGDTPLFKVERLLGIDLDHIEAETLAGLIYETLKRVPEEEEVLEVEGLRIIIKKMKGPKIVLAKVLKLD
- a CDS encoding M23 family metallopeptidase; this translates as MPAAARLLLFCALLSASVSSMGMTIYKTTDNFGVATYSDSPSPGAKSFELREPMLERIDGQVRLQAETFPGGVRFLVRNELYVPMQVELRIDQLANAFGGNKPRLIRAVVGPRSTRVLSSVLAAPGGKLQYASNFQYAMGDPGQRSQGYRYPFPWKGGPFRLTQGPNGRFSHFGPKGRYAMDIAMPEGTPIIAARGGVVVKVENNQSGRGTNPSGNFVRILHPDGTMGVYLHLMRGSVVVAEGQQVALGQALAKSGNTGNSTGPHLHFVVQRNVGLALESIPFQFDRPIGGLPDFTAGNP